A region of the Silene latifolia isolate original U9 population chromosome 9, ASM4854445v1, whole genome shotgun sequence genome:
AGAATCCGAACTTTATAAttaagtttttgagttttggtttAAAGAATCCGAGGTATACCATAAAGTTTCTGCACTCAcccacttaaacataaaaaaataaattttaagaaAGCTCAGAAAAATTGCACATAAACTCAATTAGATATAGGTTGGTTGTACGATACTATTATACCACTGGAGGTATAGTGACTTATTTATGCTTCATGATAGTTGGTGTGCTTGGATAGAAAACAGTTAatatattatacaactggttgtatatacaacttattcaatgtagttaagctttgttataaagttatcgagctctactaacaaaattatcgagctatgatacaaagttattgagcttaacagaataattattaagctcaataactttgtaaaatagctcaataacttgtaaaatagctcaacaactttgtgtaagagctcaacaactttgaggcggttgtacaatgctactatacaactggttgtatgatAGTATTTGTGCGAAATTAGAGGAGTTAAAAATTACAAAGATAATGGTcttgtttggtaaacagcatattgagCACAATTAGTAGATTCCGACTTAGTTAGTAGTTTGACCAAAAAATCTACTATTTTCATGTGTTTGGTAAACGACGTATTCTGATAGCATATTTGTCGGAATCTACTGTTTTTGAATATGCTGCTAATAGCAACATATTGCATTAGCATATTCATTTTATTCAAGAAACCATTCTTTTTTTGAGAAAAACCCAAACTCGGGTTTATGACCTTTCATATAAATCGGCAGCGACAAGTTCAACAACACGATTCGGAATAGTCGAATCGTCGAAAAACAGACTACCACCTATCTTACAAAAATGAGCCAGTTCAtgagcaattaaattaaattttcTACTACTAAAAGAccaaacaacggaattaaaatTGCGACAAAATAATATAATCTCTTCAATGACAGCGTGGAATTCACTCCGTCCAGTGTGACCGTGTTGAAGCGCCTCCATAAGTTCCTTACAGTCACCTTCCATGAAAATATCCCGAACCTTCATCCTCTTAGGAAGCTGTAACCTAACCAACACCGCCTCTCCTTCCGCAACTCGAGCTGTGAACTCCTCCCTCCGTCTCTCCGCCCATCCCCATTTGACCGCCCCATGCTCATCCCTACATACAACTCCAATACCCATCCCATCTCCCTCTTTAACTCCCGCATCGACATTAATTTTAACCAAACCACGCCTGGGTATTTGCCATCCTCGTACATCTCCTGATTTCGTTCCTCCCTCCCCCTGACCTTTTCTCTCCCTCTGTTCGACATCAGCCACGTCgacctcctccatctccttaagCAACTCCCTTACCCTTGCCACCACACGGCTTACTTGAATATCTCGCCTCTCAAACACCACTTCATTCTGCACTTCCCACACCGCCCATACTCCCATAACAAATCTCACAGCCTCCTGCTCCATTAACTCCCTAAAAACAACatccacccactccctcaccctcTCAAACCCCGCGATCGACTTTATCTCCAACCCCAACCCCTCCCACAGCCCATCCACCCAACCACAACCCCATGCAAGGTGGAGACAAGTCTCCACCTCACATAAGCAAACCAGACAGGCCGTTTCAAAGGACCTAATGCGGTATGCTAAATTCCGTCTTGTAGCGATTGCATCGCAACAAAATTGCCAGAAAAAGGTTTTGACTCGAGGTAACATTCGCATTCTCCATATTTTGTTCCACAACCATTTTTCTCTCGTTCTATCCGACTGACCTCCCCCCCCAAAGTTCCAGCCAACGCCTTGTAAGCTGACTTCACCGAGTAATTGCCGTTCTTCTCCAAATCCCAAAGCCAAATGTCTTCCATATGATGTCATCCAATCCGCATATTTAGGATACGTTGCTGatcaatttgtaataaaatagaACGTACCTTATGCGTGTCCCACCTACACTCGTCAGCAGTAAGCAAGTCCGCAACCACCATACTCGGATCATGATCACCTCTAGATGTAATAACCTTGCGAGAAAAGGACCCTGCTATCCATGGGTCGTTCCAAACACTATTACTAAGCCCATtgctgtaatacccgtccttttagggacccgttgaccgacgttgaccgatCTTAGAGGCGTGTTGTAGCCTTTGGGAATTCGTACAAGCGTTGTCTCGTGTTGTGAAAGACCttgggatgagtggtactcgatctagtcgaggctactcgatcgagtagtttgggtactcgatcgagtaggggccgctcgatcgagtgagttggttactcgatcgagtagcgtcttttcagcggggTTTTATAATCGTGgtttgatagaatcgcaaatcatttccgcctccttcctccAAACCTAGATGTCGCCTCTTCTATTTCCCTTCACCATAACCTCTTCCATTGGAGCCTTagaggatgcttgtgccttggggataggttgcttgagtcgagTAGCGGTCTTAACGACGCGTTTCtttgcgtaggtatgtcatcatcatcatctttgttgCTGCGTTTTCAGATTAGGGTTATAGTTATAGTGATAGGtgattgtactgtttgtataggtgtgttgcttgATTGATTGGTATCATGTCATCGGAAGTGGAATCGCTGCGGTGCGCtagaggtaggttcgcctactcagttctgTTGGTGGTCTAGTATGTCTTTGGTTGTGATTGGATTGTTGTGTCAGTGGATTTGGTTGGTTGTAGTGGCTGGTTGGTGTGGTGTGATTGTGTTAACATAGTTGTGgttcagctgtctgtgattgattatctctggttctcgaggtgcgtcctcggctgagtggagtcacttgcgggagtggcttcacgccctagtttcgccctccatggaacccgccacgggaggggatgtgcacattaatgggacagggttatcgctcagtttgatgagcggggcttaggtgggaatggctgcggtcccccactggcagggctggtccagtggacagttggTGACAGTGATTGATCGgagatgtggtgtgtgtgtgttttgtgtACTTGTATAGTGTCTGTGGTTGTTGATGtgttgcctcagttactgaccttgtgtggttttgtctcttgtttgttctgttgtgtctgccgtgatcccttttGGTGAGCAgccagtcttagcaggtgatgtcttggatgatagGTGGATACTTGGCGGGATGGGTCTTTCGCAAGTTACGTCAGCGATAGTTCACATAAGGATGTCGAGTTGTATCTTCTGTTTTGGTAGTTTGGTTAGATCACTTGtaataattataaatgttcttttatcgacttttgataattactttcctcgggaaaccgagatggtaacgcctttatatgctagggaatgtcttgttaaggctccttggtatatgggggtgttacaaagtggtatcagagcgatgattttggaacctgtaacaaatgagcctaatgaatgtagcgagtctaataaaatgaacctggtgtatgtatcttGGGAGCCCttgctgatgctagattttgggtgagtaggcgccctcatttcaaaatcatggccccattatgcttaagccaatCACAGGTTAAGGGAAcattgagtcgggaattatgtgcctaGTGTGTATGATAGTGATGTAGggatgtttgtggtggagtcCTTATGGATGCTTGTGTGTATAGTGTGATTAGAGCTGCGAAAATCTATAGTTAAGTGGTATGGAAGTGATGATGTGTTTGTAATACGTGACGGTGTGTATAGAAATTATGTTAAGATGTGTGTGATAGAAATGAGAATTGTGAAGGTCTATGGTTGGATAGAGGTGTTAGTGAAAGGAATAGAAGTGGTGAAATCTTTATAATGTGTGACAGTGAGTAGAACGTGGTGATGGTGGTGCTTACTTCGAATGGTTGATATTAGTAATTGATATAAAAGCTTGTGAGTCTCGTATGTGGTAGTCATAGTGGTAGTTAGTAAGTTGTAGATGTGTTGTAATGATCAACAAAATAATATGGGAACGAATGTGATAAATGAATGTTTGAATGCTTCCGCAAAATGATGTATTTGAGTTGAGTAAGCTATCTGTTGATTGTTGTGGGAAGTTAGAATTGTAAATTGGTTGTTTGAATGCTTAGATGTTAAAGGAGAATTCATGTTATATGAATGATTAGAATGATATGATTAAAAGTTATTTTGTTGTAGTCGTAATTGCATGCTTATGAACCAAAGAAACGTGTTAAGAATATGCATGAGAAAATTTAAAGGTTAACCATTTGGACGTGTAATGGTCGTCATGGAATAGAAATGAAGAGTTGAATGAAGTAATGTATTTGTTGGATTGATACGTTGTATTTGTGTAATAGTAATATGATGTGAATGAGTACGTTAATCTGTGCCGATATCCGAATTCATTTTGGATTCGACACGCGTTGCTGTTTTGCAGGAACCCTTAGTTAATCTTATATATGTATTTTCGATCATATACCTAactttacttgaccgagtatgagtgcctactagaccgagttgacctcattcgatctagttaggaagctataacgtcGAGAAAGTTGGGATTTCCTACGAAAATTCGACCGAGTAGCtccgactcgatcgagtagaggccactcgatcgagtaacctacttactcgatcgagtaagtgaacagtacccGGAGAATTGCGGGTTCATAAACCCTTTCTTTTGTtcattcttcttattccttccttattttcgcaaaccctaattcccaaatccTTCTCAAACCCTTTGATTCTTGTTGTTTGTGGTGCTTCAACTTGGTGATTTTCTTGTTTGAATTCGTTCTTTTTACTTCCTAATCGATCAAGGTATGAATGCTCACCCTATTTTGATGTTTTCAATTAGTTAGAATCATATAGGATGATGGAAAgtgttgaaaaatcgatttacatGTGTTAAAACTTGCCTCTAATTATTGcaatatgatctagatgctttcctttgatgattattgttgttaactatgcaaaaatcgaatcaaattggATGTTAATATGAACCGAAattttagggtttgagaaattgaattgatttttggttgtctatTGTATGTAAAAGGATGAAAATTGAGTAATATATGTTATATATATCATGTTTATGGTTGATTTTTGCGATTTTCACTCAAAAATTTATCtaaaaacttcgtcttaaaagtgccccaaactgaaattcgtctcatgTTATTGTGAAATTGGGTTGTATGTGAAGATGTTTTGAAGGTTGGAGTCCTAAAAGTAGTAGTGGTTAAGTTAATTcatgctaaatatgtcaaaagttttacagctgtagagaccgtccgaTTTCAAAGAATTGAGAATTTCACTcataattttgggattgttgttgatagtgtgtacttagatgattctttTATGATCAAACATGTATGCTTTTGTATGTTTTAGTGTATATGTGGTGGTATATTTAAATTGTATGCTGAAATAGATGCCGAGACCGACAGTAGGGACCAAACagagtaagaggggtagggcttctgagcccgaaattggggaggggagtggaccagTAGTCCCGGCTGTACCCGAGTACGCATCTGTGGTGTTTGTTAATTTCACACAAAGAAAAAGGTTTATGGCTTTACAGTCTCGTAAGATGAGACCAATCCGCTGCATTGACACGACCCTTTTGGATGATCTGGGTATTGAGACTGATGTCAgacacatctttgagaccttggggttgaCCGGACTATATCGCCTACGAAAGCATACGTATGCCTTTCTGACCctcgagttcatgagctcgtttaaatacgagccggtggaacaaactgcggagttccgcctcatgaacaccagCTTTGTCTTGATCATGGActtgtttgcttctcaccttggcttggctaagcctgCCAAGGGAGCCCTTCGTGACATTCCGACCGAGTGTGGGTTTTGCAGTCTTATGCCAtgtatcaccgggaaatcagctcccactgctagtaacatgttgatcaatgatgtgcaacatgtcactttgaagatctttcttcgtgctttgTCGTGTCTCCTCTACGAGAGAtcggatgtgagtaagttgaactcacatgagttgatgcttctgatggcgtaccttaaccccgagcggactgagagagtgacctttagtgctcccgccatagtgtgtgccagtctagctttgatggcctcgtctgacactaggatcttgagttgtggtgccattgccacacggcTAGCTGAGAAGCTAACTTCTTTTGAGGCTTCTCCGGCCTACACCCCTTTAGCCACCCCGGTACCTACCTTGGACAAAGCttacttcctcgacctgaaatggttgagaaccttggaggatggcagtttagcgtggagggtgtggggcatgagttggatgaagataccagctcctgagcatctcccaccgacagagcctttaCCTGCGGCAGTTATAACTACCGATTCTgacgaggaggaagaggaggttgTGCGTCCTGCGAGGCAGACGTATTTCATCGACCTGGAGATCCTCCGAGTCATgcctgagccgaggaagggggaaaACGTGAGAGCTGAGGAGGATCGACCTAGGATGGGGAGAGGGCCACGCcgagtgcgagagagagtggctgAGACTCAGCCACATCAGCCGGTCCACCACAGTATCTGTTTCCTGGTTACCCTTCTTTTGATACCCCGGAGATGCGTGAGAGCTACGTGgccgagagagtgtcctctaccttgacgaTCGGGAACTTGCATGAGATGGCATAtgttcagggtattgggacctcgggacctcatccggtttggtggaggggagtcaGGGACAGCAGCGGAGTTTTCCACTCTTATGGGGTGGAcatgtctacttggggagagcctcaggCGTATCCTTACGGTGGTTTGACCCCTTGGTACGTGAGACCAGATGCTGGAGCCGGTGGTGATGCGGGACATGGTGCGTCAGGAGCAGGCACTtcaggtggtggtggtgatgaggatgcagtgatggatgagcagcagcaacAAGAGTGATACTCCGTTTCTTTCTGTTATGTTTGTAGTTTGTGTTGGATTTTAGTTTGTTTCGGTTGGTACTTTTTCGTACTTGGGTTGTatcggtggccataaggccgtacttgcttATTTATGGACTTGTTTTACAGAATTTGTGGTCGGGTCATCACCCCGACTCGTAGTTAAgtgaccatatatatatatatatattgtgtttggaTTTCTGGGCAATTCTTGACTTgtagcaactcgatcgagtgcccctcattcgatcgagtagcttctGGTGTGTCTATTGGAggggtattctgatctcgggctactcgatcgagtagctaagatactcgatcgagtagggccagctcgatcgagtgcctgaccaactcgatcgagtgtcgctgTTACAGGCACTTTTCCAGATTTAAATTGTTCGAATGCTTTTATTTTTGGA
Encoded here:
- the LOC141601707 gene encoding uncharacterized protein LOC141601707; its protein translation is MEQEAVRFVMGVWAVWEVQNEVVFERRDIQVSRVVARVRELLKEMEEVDVADVEQRERKGQGEGGTKSGDVRGWQIPRRGLVKINVDAGVKEGDGMGIGVVCRDEHGAVKWGWAERRREEFTARVAEGEAVLVRLQLPKRMKVRDIFMEGDCKELMEALQHGHTGRSEFHAVIEEIILFCRNFNSVVWSFSSRKFNLIAHELAHFCKIGGSLFFDDSTIPNRVVELVAADLYERS